One part of the Bacillus sp. FJAT-45350 genome encodes these proteins:
- a CDS encoding pyridoxal-phosphate-dependent aminotransferase family protein — MVKELTPPERVLMGPGPSDVHPRVLKAMSTPLLGHLDPAFLELMNETMGLLREVYQTDNQLTIPMSGTGSAGMETLFVNLVEPGDKVIVGVNGLFGMRMADVAGRCGATVIEVRAPWGEIIPASAIEEALKENTDTKLVAVVHAETSTGVRQPLAEISKIVHNYDALFVCDMVTSLGGCPTDIDANKVDAAYSGTQKCLSAPPGLAPVTMSSRAVDVIMNRKTKVQSWYLDLSMIQGYWGDERSYHHTAPITMVYSIRESLRMIVDEGVENVFNRHKLYGEALHNGLEAMGLSLLVDKEYRLHQLTSVCIPDGVDDVAVRKRLLEKYGLEIGGGLGELKGKVWRIGLMGYNAQQNRVSLALAALEDVLQEQGFKFQPGAALAAANQTLKTKSYV; from the coding sequence ATGGTAAAAGAGTTAACACCACCAGAAAGAGTATTAATGGGTCCAGGTCCGAGCGATGTTCACCCACGAGTATTAAAGGCGATGTCTACACCGTTATTAGGTCATTTAGATCCTGCTTTTTTAGAGCTGATGAATGAAACAATGGGGTTATTACGTGAAGTGTACCAAACGGATAACCAATTAACTATTCCAATGAGTGGAACAGGTAGTGCGGGTATGGAAACGTTATTTGTTAATTTAGTAGAGCCAGGTGACAAGGTTATTGTCGGGGTTAATGGATTATTTGGTATGAGAATGGCGGACGTAGCTGGTCGTTGTGGGGCAACAGTTATTGAAGTAAGAGCTCCTTGGGGAGAAATTATTCCTGCTAGTGCAATTGAAGAAGCTTTAAAAGAAAACACTGATACTAAGCTTGTTGCTGTTGTTCATGCAGAAACATCTACAGGTGTTCGTCAGCCATTAGCGGAAATTAGCAAAATTGTACATAATTATGATGCTTTATTTGTTTGTGATATGGTTACATCTTTAGGTGGTTGTCCAACTGATATTGATGCTAATAAGGTGGATGCGGCTTATAGTGGAACTCAAAAATGTTTAAGTGCACCTCCAGGACTTGCTCCTGTAACAATGAGTAGTCGTGCTGTTGATGTAATTATGAATCGTAAAACAAAAGTTCAAAGTTGGTACTTAGATTTATCAATGATTCAAGGGTATTGGGGGGATGAGCGTTCGTATCACCATACAGCTCCAATTACGATGGTCTACTCAATACGTGAATCGTTAAGAATGATTGTTGACGAAGGAGTTGAAAATGTCTTTAATCGTCATAAGCTTTATGGAGAAGCTCTTCATAATGGGTTAGAGGCAATGGGCCTGTCTCTATTAGTAGATAAGGAGTATCGCTTACACCAATTAACATCTGTTTGTATTCCAGATGGAGTAGATGATGTGGCAGTTCGTAAACGATTACTTGAAAAATATGGTCTTGAAATTGGTGGCGGCTTAGGAGAATTGAAAGGAAAAGTGTGGAGAATCGGCTTGATGGGGTATAATGCACAACAAAATCGAGTAAGTCTTGCGCTAGCTGCACTTGAAGATGTACTACAAGAACAAGGATTTAAGTTTCAGCCAGGAGCTGCACTTGCAGCAGCGAATCAAACGTTAAAGACAAAATCATACGTATAA
- a CDS encoding AEC family transporter: MGIFIDVVLPVILIFVVGYVVQKWKRMDIKSISTVAIYIMTPCLIFNVFYDAVLDFNYLYMVIFSMVLLYGIIFINKLYVKIKKYDQSTESGLILSTAFMNSGNYGAPIILFAYGELGFAYSISFMVLQAIIMNFYGIYYAARGQASVSYAFKSVLKMPATYAVIVALFMNLTSVSVPANFMSAIDLVAAATIPTVMLILGMQLAEIKWSGFDWGKITYGTVTRLVISPILAFIIILLSPFELDPVLVNVLIVSAAMPAAATTTMYAVQFNSEPKLVSSITLVTTAISVLTITLLLTVLQ; the protein is encoded by the coding sequence ATGGGTATATTTATAGATGTAGTTTTACCAGTAATTTTAATATTTGTCGTCGGGTATGTTGTCCAAAAGTGGAAGAGAATGGACATTAAGTCAATATCAACAGTAGCGATATATATAATGACCCCCTGTTTAATTTTTAATGTGTTTTATGATGCAGTCTTAGATTTTAACTATTTGTATATGGTTATCTTTTCAATGGTCCTTCTTTATGGAATTATATTTATTAACAAATTGTATGTAAAAATAAAGAAATATGACCAGTCAACTGAAAGTGGATTAATCTTAAGTACGGCATTTATGAATTCAGGAAATTACGGGGCACCAATTATATTATTTGCCTATGGAGAATTAGGATTTGCGTATTCGATTTCTTTCATGGTTTTACAGGCAATTATTATGAATTTTTACGGAATTTATTATGCGGCAAGAGGGCAAGCTTCTGTATCCTATGCCTTCAAATCTGTTTTGAAAATGCCTGCTACTTATGCCGTAATTGTTGCTTTATTTATGAACCTCACTTCAGTCTCTGTACCAGCGAACTTTATGAGTGCAATTGATTTAGTTGCAGCTGCTACAATTCCTACGGTTATGTTGATCTTAGGGATGCAGCTAGCAGAGATTAAATGGAGTGGTTTTGATTGGGGTAAGATTACGTATGGTACGGTAACAAGGCTAGTGATTTCTCCTATATTAGCATTTATTATTATACTTTTATCACCGTTTGAATTGGACCCAGTATTAGTAAATGTATTAATTGTCTCAGCTGCTATGCCGGCTGCAGCGACCACGACGATGTATGCAGTCCAATTTAATTCCGAGCCTAAATTAGTTTCTAGTATCACACTCGTAACTACTGCGATAAGTGTTCTTACGATAACACTCTTATTAACAGTTCTACAATAA
- a CDS encoding hydrolase produces the protein MLIKVNTALVVIDVQGKLAHMMHDKEKFIKNVQIMIQGARAMNLPIIVLEQYPKGLGKTIPEVASLLEEEPIEKISFGACLNQQFIDSVQALNRKQLLIVGMEAHVCVYQTVMGLLENNFAVEVVSDAVSSRVYENKQIGLQRMQDGGAKITSTEMCLFELMKVAEGKIFKDIIKLLK, from the coding sequence ATGTTAATTAAGGTGAATACTGCTTTAGTTGTTATTGACGTTCAAGGTAAATTAGCGCATATGATGCATGACAAAGAAAAATTTATTAAAAACGTACAGATTATGATTCAAGGTGCAAGAGCTATGAACTTACCTATAATCGTATTAGAGCAGTATCCGAAAGGGTTAGGAAAAACAATACCTGAGGTAGCTAGTTTATTAGAAGAAGAACCGATTGAAAAAATAAGCTTTGGAGCATGTCTAAATCAACAATTTATCGATTCGGTTCAAGCTTTAAATAGAAAACAGTTGCTTATTGTCGGAATGGAAGCTCATGTCTGTGTATATCAAACGGTTATGGGCTTGTTAGAGAATAATTTTGCTGTTGAGGTAGTAAGTGACGCGGTTTCTTCTAGAGTCTATGAAAATAAGCAAATTGGCTTACAAAGAATGCAAGATGGTGGAGCGAAGATAACTAGTACGGAAATGTGCTTATTCGAATTGATGAAAGTAGCGGAAGGAAAAATATTTAAAGATATTATTAAATTACTAAAATAG
- a CDS encoding YjcZ family sporulation protein, which translates to MTHQYRSGFALLVVLFILLIVIGTAYV; encoded by the coding sequence ATGACACACCAATACCGCAGTGGCTTTGCGTTATTAGTTGTATTGTTTATTTTACTAATCGTTATTGGTACGGCTTATGTATAA
- a CDS encoding DUF2524 family protein, which yields MATHKQIIEYMQKATETMEFAEEQLMESHRVQQGDPVQYSQAQQSLNEIDEELDNIYRSATPEQKADLERYRQQIREIQNQMVLKR from the coding sequence ATGGCTACTCATAAACAAATTATTGAATATATGCAAAAAGCAACTGAAACAATGGAGTTTGCTGAAGAGCAATTAATGGAATCGCATCGTGTGCAACAAGGAGACCCAGTTCAGTACTCCCAAGCTCAGCAAAGTCTTAATGAAATTGATGAGGAATTAGATAATATTTATCGAAGTGCAACTCCTGAACAAAAGGCTGACTTAGAGCGGTATAGGCAGCAAATTCGAGAGATTCAAAACCAAATGGTATTAAAAAGGTAA
- the rnz gene encoding ribonuclease Z has translation MEIHFLGTGAGVPSTKRNVSSTVIRFLQQNGRIWMFDCGEATQQQILSSPIKLSKLDKIFITHLHGDHIFGLPGLLGSRSFQGGTTPLTIFGPKGIKEFIETTIRISNTHLMYELSIIEIDDNHEGEIFSDGELTVTVYSLDHVMPCLGYRIIEADKQGELNVEKLKKARVQPGPLYKQLKNREVITLEDGRIINGADFIGPSIPGRVVAIAGDTRKCDATMRLANNADVLIHEATFCVDEASLACQFGHATTKEAAEIAKKANVSTLILTHISSRYQNKELEMEKEAKSFFENTFIAEDFFVFHLNMKNKEQKINKH, from the coding sequence GTGGAGATTCATTTTTTAGGTACTGGTGCTGGTGTGCCATCAACAAAAAGGAATGTCAGTTCAACGGTTATTCGTTTTTTACAACAAAATGGCCGAATTTGGATGTTTGATTGCGGAGAGGCAACACAACAGCAAATATTATCTTCTCCAATAAAATTGAGTAAGTTAGATAAAATATTTATTACTCACCTACATGGTGATCATATTTTCGGTTTACCAGGTTTGTTAGGAAGTCGATCTTTTCAAGGTGGAACAACGCCACTAACCATTTTCGGCCCTAAGGGGATTAAGGAATTTATTGAGACAACAATACGAATATCTAATACTCACCTTATGTATGAGTTATCAATTATTGAAATTGATGATAACCATGAAGGTGAGATCTTTTCGGATGGTGAGCTTACAGTAACAGTTTACTCGTTAGACCATGTAATGCCTTGCCTTGGCTATCGAATCATTGAAGCAGATAAACAAGGAGAATTAAATGTTGAAAAATTAAAGAAAGCTCGTGTTCAGCCTGGTCCTTTATATAAACAATTAAAAAATCGTGAAGTTATTACACTCGAAGATGGACGTATTATTAACGGAGCTGACTTTATTGGTCCGTCCATTCCAGGGAGAGTCGTTGCAATAGCTGGTGATACAAGAAAATGTGATGCAACGATGAGATTAGCAAATAATGCAGATGTGCTCATACATGAAGCTACCTTTTGTGTTGACGAAGCATCTTTAGCTTGTCAATTTGGACATGCCACAACGAAGGAAGCTGCTGAAATAGCAAAGAAAGCAAACGTATCTACTCTTATTTTGACTCATATTAGTTCTCGTTATCAAAATAAAGAATTGGAAATGGAAAAGGAAGCAAAATCCTTTTTTGAAAATACGTTTATTGCAGAAGATTTTTTTGTTTTCCATTTGAATATGAAGAATAAAGAGCAGAAGATAAACAAACATTAA
- a CDS encoding C40 family peptidase, whose protein sequence is MGVLKDSATKLLVSSVVLSGITSTPEALTNNPEPGYVTEIDGFFGSGTRKAVILYQQAHNLKVDGIAGAETIGQILSDQEKESFSSEQKTTSYETTTTENTSYDNERESDQSISRNVIDTAKNLKGSPYRWGGTSPSGFDCSGFLQYVFKEHGKSVPRKVSDIWKTAGSVSSLKKGDLVFFSTYKLGPSHVGIYLGNQTFIHSGSSTGVTISNMDSSYWGPRFIGAKRL, encoded by the coding sequence TTGGGTGTTTTAAAAGATTCCGCCACAAAACTACTTGTATCTTCTGTAGTTCTCTCTGGTATTACTTCTACACCGGAAGCATTAACCAATAATCCCGAACCTGGATACGTTACTGAGATCGATGGTTTCTTTGGTTCAGGAACTAGAAAAGCTGTTATCTTGTACCAGCAAGCTCACAACCTCAAAGTTGATGGTATTGCTGGAGCGGAAACGATTGGGCAAATACTTAGTGATCAAGAAAAGGAAAGCTTCTCATCAGAACAAAAAACTACATCATATGAAACGACTACAACAGAGAACACTTCATATGATAATGAACGAGAATCAGATCAATCAATTTCTCGAAATGTGATTGATACAGCGAAAAACTTAAAAGGAAGTCCATATAGATGGGGGGGCACCTCGCCTAGCGGATTCGATTGTAGTGGCTTTCTTCAATATGTCTTTAAAGAACACGGGAAAAGTGTTCCAAGAAAGGTTAGTGATATTTGGAAAACCGCTGGCTCTGTTTCTTCGCTCAAGAAGGGTGATTTAGTATTTTTTTCAACTTATAAGTTAGGACCATCTCATGTTGGAATATACTTAGGAAATCAGACATTCATTCATTCTGGGTCTTCCACAGGTGTGACAATAAGCAATATGGATTCAAGCTACTGGGGACCTCGTTTTATCGGAGCAAAACGATTATAA
- a CDS encoding YitT family protein codes for MDVAKRVFLIMVGLLLTALGLHILYIYDLTFGGTAGIATALTNSTEISWSIWFFIVNLPFFIISFKSLGKWFTFYSLLAITAISIIGELLLVIQSTALPILMATIIAGLLIGIGVTFVLNNGSSIGGIHILALYLDQKLKINRGVTIFVIDFIIILTAIQMVGWQNGLLSILAIMIPSYIIGRYKKNPMKTTTEHVESREREKEMTLSK; via the coding sequence TTGGATGTTGCGAAGCGAGTCTTTTTAATTATGGTTGGTTTATTACTAACTGCATTAGGGCTACATATTCTTTATATTTATGATTTAACTTTTGGTGGTACAGCGGGTATAGCAACTGCATTAACGAACTCTACCGAGATATCTTGGAGTATTTGGTTTTTCATTGTGAACCTACCTTTCTTTATTATTTCATTTAAAAGTCTAGGAAAATGGTTTACGTTTTATAGTTTGCTAGCGATTACAGCTATTTCAATCATTGGAGAACTGTTACTAGTTATTCAAAGTACAGCACTTCCTATTTTAATGGCGACAATTATTGCTGGTTTGTTAATTGGGATTGGTGTTACCTTTGTACTGAACAATGGCTCTTCTATTGGAGGAATTCATATATTGGCCCTTTATCTAGATCAGAAGTTAAAAATTAATCGCGGGGTCACGATTTTTGTGATTGACTTTATAATTATTTTAACTGCGATACAGATGGTTGGTTGGCAAAATGGGTTATTATCTATTTTAGCGATTATGATTCCAAGTTACATTATAGGTCGTTACAAAAAGAACCCTATGAAAACAACAACTGAACATGTTGAAAGCCGAGAAAGAGAAAAAGAAATGACATTGTCAAAATAG
- the hcp gene encoding hydroxylamine reductase, which yields MFCHQCEQTPTGGCQIVGVCGKNEDIASLQDTIVFALKGIAAYATHAKQLGYTDPDVDAITHEALYLTLTNSNFNMQEHIDMALKVGSSAVKVMELLDKAHTSKLGIPEPVTVTQNKVEGKAIIVTGHNLFALEELLKQTEGKGINIYTHSEMLPAHGYPALKKYSHLKGNIGKAWFDQRRLFEKFQGAILATTNCVMPIKGSYADRFFSYEVAGLEGVQKIQGEDFSPLIDKALSLPDADMESDQILTTGFHHETVIGIAPEIISAVKEGKIKRFFVIAGCDAPGPGGEYYRDLATSLPNDTVIMTTSCGKFRFNDHDFGTVADTGIPRYIDLGQCNNSVSTVKIALALADAFGCEVNELPVSIVLSWFEQKAVAILLGLFSLGIKDVRIGPKPPEWITPGVLGVLQDAFNLQLISTVEEDMNDMLSLN from the coding sequence ATGTTCTGTCACCAATGTGAGCAAACACCAACAGGGGGCTGTCAAATTGTTGGAGTTTGTGGAAAGAATGAAGATATTGCAAGTTTACAAGATACGATTGTTTTTGCCTTAAAAGGAATTGCTGCATATGCAACTCACGCAAAACAACTTGGATATACAGACCCAGATGTAGATGCTATTACACATGAAGCATTATATCTAACACTTACAAATTCAAACTTTAATATGCAAGAACATATTGATATGGCACTAAAAGTAGGTTCTTCTGCTGTTAAAGTAATGGAACTATTAGACAAAGCTCATACTTCAAAACTAGGTATTCCTGAACCTGTAACTGTTACACAAAACAAGGTTGAAGGAAAAGCAATCATTGTTACTGGACATAATTTATTCGCCCTTGAAGAGTTACTAAAGCAAACAGAAGGCAAAGGAATTAATATCTATACTCACTCAGAAATGCTTCCAGCTCATGGTTACCCTGCGCTGAAGAAATACTCACATCTAAAAGGAAACATCGGTAAAGCATGGTTTGACCAACGTCGTTTATTTGAAAAATTCCAAGGGGCTATTCTTGCGACAACAAACTGTGTAATGCCAATAAAAGGAAGTTACGCAGACCGCTTCTTCTCTTATGAAGTAGCCGGCTTAGAAGGTGTACAAAAAATTCAAGGGGAAGACTTCAGTCCTTTAATTGATAAAGCACTTTCTTTACCAGATGCTGATATGGAAAGCGACCAAATCTTAACGACTGGCTTCCATCATGAAACAGTCATTGGTATCGCCCCAGAAATCATTAGTGCAGTAAAAGAAGGAAAAATCAAAAGATTCTTCGTTATTGCAGGTTGTGATGCACCTGGTCCAGGAGGAGAATATTACCGTGACTTAGCAACATCATTACCAAACGATACAGTAATCATGACAACATCATGTGGTAAATTCAGATTTAATGACCATGACTTTGGAACAGTTGCTGATACAGGCATCCCACGCTATATTGATCTCGGTCAGTGTAACAACTCTGTTTCTACTGTAAAAATTGCTTTAGCATTAGCTGACGCATTTGGCTGTGAGGTTAATGAATTACCTGTTAGTATCGTTTTATCTTGGTTTGAGCAAAAGGCAGTTGCCATCCTTCTTGGATTGTTCAGCTTAGGAATTAAAGATGTTCGAATCGGACCTAAACCTCCCGAGTGGATTACTCCAGGCGTATTAGGAGTATTACAAGATGCCTTTAACCTTCAATTAATTAGCACTGTTGAAGAAGATATGAATGACATGCTTTCTCTAAACTAA
- a CDS encoding methyl-accepting chemotaxis protein, with protein MDDTSTSLAALAEETNASIEEVTAQTEEVANKSRQGTELAGQTEERAQTGNQQIEWLSKNIKDIQITTKEMTKNIKEFEQTANQIKDIVTIVQSIANETNLLALNAAIEAARAGEHGKGFAVVAEEVRKLSEQTNESVEGVKRLIEKTNLQIAKNNESITKVDNYVEQSNQNMKVTEESFVEILSQMKDTRNKNAEIQSDLEAFTEIINEIAQASQKIASVSDDLLQTTKQW; from the coding sequence ATGGATGACACGTCAACTAGTTTAGCAGCACTTGCAGAAGAGACGAATGCATCGATTGAAGAAGTAACTGCACAAACAGAAGAGGTAGCAAATAAGTCACGTCAAGGTACAGAATTGGCTGGGCAAACGGAAGAACGTGCACAAACAGGAAACCAACAAATCGAGTGGTTAAGCAAAAATATTAAAGATATTCAAATTACAACGAAAGAAATGACAAAAAACATAAAAGAGTTTGAGCAGACAGCTAATCAAATTAAAGATATCGTGACGATTGTACAATCCATAGCAAATGAAACGAACTTACTTGCATTAAATGCAGCGATTGAAGCAGCTAGAGCTGGTGAACACGGGAAAGGCTTTGCTGTTGTAGCAGAAGAAGTACGTAAGCTTTCTGAACAAACGAATGAATCAGTTGAAGGTGTAAAACGCCTTATTGAAAAAACGAACCTTCAAATTGCGAAAAACAATGAAAGCATTACAAAAGTAGATAATTACGTTGAGCAAAGTAACCAAAATATGAAGGTTACTGAAGAATCATTTGTAGAAATCTTATCCCAAATGAAAGATACTAGAAACAAAAATGCTGAAATTCAAAGTGATCTTGAGGCATTTACTGAAATCATTAATGAAATTGCTCAAGCATCCCAAAAAATTGCATCGGTTTCTGATGATTTATTACAAACAACAAAACAATGGTAG
- a CDS encoding chemotaxis protein: MTGDISKGILLESGTNELEVIVFTVGTGIFGINVIKVREIINPLPITKMPNSHPNIEGILRLRDEVLPVVDLAKSLGFPPSENPEQDKLIVAELNQMKVAFHVHSVSRIHRISWEQIEKPTDLSQGLQGSTIGVVKMDDQMILLVDYEKIVVDISPESGINVGQLKTLGKRDRSNKKIVAAEDSAILRKLLEDTLSEAGYKDVRFFDDGRAAWDYLESLASNDSINLKDHVEIVITDLEMPKMDGHHLTKRIKENSRLGALPVIIFSSLITDDLQHKGNVVGADAQVSKPEIVKLVEVIDDLIL, translated from the coding sequence ATGACTGGAGATATTAGTAAAGGTATTTTATTAGAAAGTGGTACAAATGAGCTAGAGGTTATTGTATTTACTGTAGGAACGGGTATTTTTGGAATAAATGTTATAAAGGTTAGAGAAATTATTAATCCATTACCAATTACGAAAATGCCAAATAGTCATCCGAATATTGAGGGGATTCTTCGATTACGTGATGAAGTGTTACCAGTAGTTGATTTAGCCAAGTCACTAGGGTTTCCACCTAGTGAAAATCCTGAACAGGATAAGCTGATTGTAGCTGAATTAAATCAAATGAAGGTTGCCTTCCATGTGCATTCTGTCTCACGTATTCATAGAATTTCATGGGAACAAATTGAAAAGCCAACTGATTTATCACAAGGATTACAAGGTTCAACAATTGGTGTTGTTAAAATGGATGATCAAATGATTCTGCTAGTAGACTATGAGAAAATAGTTGTGGATATTAGCCCTGAATCAGGGATTAATGTAGGACAACTTAAAACTCTTGGGAAAAGAGACAGAAGTAATAAGAAAATCGTGGCAGCTGAAGATTCAGCAATCCTAAGAAAACTATTAGAAGATACCTTATCTGAAGCTGGATATAAAGATGTTCGGTTCTTTGATGATGGAAGAGCAGCATGGGACTATTTAGAATCACTTGCATCAAACGATAGTATTAATCTAAAAGACCATGTAGAAATTGTTATTACTGATTTAGAAATGCCTAAGATGGATGGACATCATCTAACAAAGCGTATTAAAGAGAATAGTAGACTCGGTGCACTACCTGTTATTATTTTCTCATCATTAATTACTGATGATTTACAGCATAAAGGAAATGTTGTAGGAGCTGATGCTCAAGTCAGTAAGCCGGAAATTGTAAAATTAGTTGAAGTTATTGATGACTTAATTCTATAA
- the ilvA gene encoding threonine ammonia-lyase IlvA: protein MAKIHIEDIIIANQTLKDVVVHTPLQKNQVLSERYQCNVYLKREDLQVVRSFKIRGAYHQISSLSKDELENGVVCASAGNHAQGVAYSCQTLQIKGKIFMPTTTPRQKVDQVKLFGKEFVDVILTGDTFDDSFNEAMNYCNEHSMAFIHPFDQEKIVAGQGTVGMEIMNDIEEPIDYLFCSIGGGGLISGVGTYIKSISPSTKIIGAEPKGAPAMKESMAKGKVVTLDKIDKFVDGASVKKVGELPFEISQSVVDDIILVPEGKICTTILELYNQNAIVAEPAGAMPISALDFYKDDIKGKTVVCIVSGGNNDIGRMQEMRERSLIYEGLQHYFIIQFPQRAGALREFIQDVLGPEDDITRFEYTKKNNKSNGPALVGIELKCDEHYHQLIERLDKKGFDYNEINKNENLFNLLI, encoded by the coding sequence ATGGCTAAAATACATATCGAAGACATCATCATTGCAAATCAAACATTAAAAGATGTGGTTGTACATACACCTTTACAAAAAAACCAAGTGCTTTCCGAACGTTATCAGTGCAATGTGTACTTAAAACGGGAAGACCTTCAAGTTGTTCGTTCCTTTAAAATAAGAGGGGCATATCATCAAATTAGTAGTCTTTCGAAAGACGAGTTGGAAAATGGCGTTGTTTGTGCGAGTGCTGGCAATCATGCACAGGGAGTTGCCTATTCATGTCAAACATTACAAATTAAAGGGAAAATATTTATGCCAACAACGACACCTCGTCAAAAGGTAGATCAGGTAAAGTTGTTTGGTAAAGAGTTTGTAGATGTTATTTTAACAGGAGATACATTTGACGATTCATTTAATGAAGCAATGAATTATTGTAATGAACACAGCATGGCTTTTATTCATCCTTTTGACCAAGAAAAAATCGTAGCAGGTCAAGGAACGGTTGGAATGGAGATCATGAATGATATCGAAGAACCAATCGACTACCTATTTTGTTCTATTGGTGGTGGTGGACTGATTTCTGGTGTTGGCACGTATATTAAGAGTATTAGTCCATCTACAAAAATTATCGGTGCAGAACCAAAAGGAGCACCTGCTATGAAAGAATCCATGGCAAAGGGCAAGGTTGTTACTCTTGATAAAATAGATAAGTTCGTTGACGGGGCTTCAGTAAAAAAAGTTGGAGAATTACCTTTTGAAATTAGTCAGAGCGTAGTAGATGATATCATCTTAGTGCCTGAAGGGAAAATTTGTACAACAATTTTGGAGCTATATAATCAGAATGCGATTGTCGCAGAGCCAGCTGGTGCGATGCCAATATCTGCTTTAGATTTTTATAAAGACGACATAAAAGGAAAGACAGTTGTTTGCATCGTAAGTGGTGGAAACAATGATATTGGTCGGATGCAGGAAATGAGAGAACGTTCTCTTATTTATGAGGGGCTTCAACATTACTTTATCATTCAGTTTCCTCAAAGAGCTGGGGCGCTTCGTGAGTTTATCCAAGATGTGTTAGGTCCTGAAGACGATATTACACGTTTCGAATATACTAAGAAAAATAATAAATCAAATGGACCAGCTCTAGTTGGAATTGAGTTAAAGTGTGATGAGCATTATCATCAATTAATTGAACGACTAGATAAAAAAGGTTTTGATTATAACGAAATTAATAAGAATGAAAATCTATTTAATTTATTAATCTAA
- a CDS encoding trimeric intracellular cation channel family protein, which produces MTWDILNIIGTIAFALSGVIVAMEEDYDLMGVYILGLVTAFGGGAIRNLLIGVPVSALWDQGNLFVIAVIVMTIAFILPSLWVHHWLKWGLFFDALGLAAFAIQGALYATDMNHPLSAIIVAAALTGTGGGMIRDVLAGRKPLFLQKEIYIAWAMLAGLVIGLGFVTSALGITILFVSIVALRMLSVFLNWRLPHRKLKYNTDTTNSFD; this is translated from the coding sequence ATGACGTGGGACATTTTAAACATCATCGGAACAATTGCTTTTGCCCTCAGTGGCGTCATAGTTGCAATGGAGGAAGATTATGATTTAATGGGTGTATACATTTTAGGGTTGGTTACCGCTTTTGGAGGGGGAGCAATTCGAAATTTATTAATAGGAGTACCCGTCTCAGCATTGTGGGATCAAGGAAATCTGTTTGTGATAGCGGTTATAGTTATGACAATTGCATTTATACTACCATCATTATGGGTACATCATTGGTTAAAATGGGGACTTTTCTTTGATGCACTTGGCCTAGCAGCCTTTGCTATTCAAGGTGCTTTGTATGCAACTGACATGAATCATCCTCTTAGTGCCATTATTGTAGCTGCTGCTTTAACAGGTACAGGTGGTGGAATGATTCGAGATGTACTAGCAGGAAGGAAACCGCTCTTTCTTCAAAAAGAAATTTATATTGCATGGGCGATGCTAGCAGGTCTTGTCATTGGGCTCGGCTTTGTAACTTCAGCACTCGGAATCACCATTCTTTTTGTTAGTATTGTTGCTTTACGAATGCTTTCCGTTTTCCTCAATTGGCGCTTACCACATCGTAAGTTGAAATATAATACTGATACAACTAATAGTTTTGATTAG